The proteins below come from a single Fusobacterium sp. DD2 genomic window:
- a CDS encoding nucleoside recognition domain-containing protein gives MINAIWCFLIVVGILVGMVTGHTQDVTDAAIKSAGTGVTLSLEMIGIMALWLGLMKIAEEAGMVRGLGRLMKPIMVRLFPEVPADHPAMGSMVANMAANVFGLGNAATPLGIKAMQELQELNTNKDEASNAMIMFLAINTSSVTLISSSVIAYRVAAGSVNAPEIIAPTIVATAVSTTVAIIACKIFEKLPKYRREKVNEPARA, from the coding sequence ATGATAAATGCAATTTGGTGTTTCTTAATAGTAGTTGGAATATTAGTTGGAATGGTAACTGGACATACTCAGGATGTAACTGATGCAGCGATTAAATCTGCAGGAACAGGAGTTACTCTTTCTTTAGAGATGATTGGAATAATGGCATTGTGGTTAGGACTTATGAAAATAGCAGAAGAGGCAGGAATGGTAAGAGGTCTTGGAAGACTTATGAAACCTATTATGGTAAGACTGTTTCCTGAGGTACCAGCAGATCACCCAGCTATGGGTAGTATGGTAGCAAATATGGCTGCAAATGTATTTGGTCTTGGAAATGCAGCAACTCCATTAGGAATTAAAGCTATGCAGGAGTTACAGGAGTTAAATACAAATAAAGATGAAGCTTCAAATGCTATGATAATGTTTTTAGCTATTAATACATCTTCAGTAACATTGATTTCATCAAGTGTAATTGCATATAGAGTTGCAGCTGGATCTGTAAATGCTCCTGAAATAATTGCACCTACAATAGTTGCAACAGCAGTATCTACAACTGTAGCAATAATTGCATGCAAGATATTTGAAAAACTTCCTAAATACAGAAGGGAAAAAGTTAACGAACCAGCAAGAGCTTAA
- a CDS encoding spore maturation protein: protein MFITIMEKISLYAIPVILLVIVGYAYFVKKVKVYEVFCEGAKEGFTTSIRIIPFLVAMLVAIGIFRASGCIDIMLRVLDPVFQFIGMPGEVLPLAILRPLSGGGASGVMNDLLITYGPDSLIGRIASTMMGSTETTFYVLAVYFGAVSIRKIRHAVVVGLIADVAGLLTAVWVCRLIFG from the coding sequence ATGTTTATAACAATAATGGAAAAAATTTCACTATATGCAATACCTGTGATACTATTAGTAATAGTAGGATATGCTTATTTTGTAAAAAAAGTAAAAGTATATGAAGTATTTTGTGAGGGAGCTAAAGAGGGATTTACAACTTCAATAAGAATTATCCCATTTTTAGTAGCAATGCTTGTTGCTATTGGAATATTTAGAGCTTCTGGATGTATAGATATAATGCTTAGAGTGTTAGACCCTGTATTCCAATTTATAGGAATGCCAGGAGAGGTTCTTCCTCTTGCAATATTAAGACCACTATCAGGTGGAGGAGCAAGTGGAGTAATGAATGATCTGTTAATTACTTATGGACCTGATTCATTAATAGGTAGAATTGCTTCAACTATGATGGGTTCTACTGAAACAACTTTCTATGTATTAGCAGTATATTTTGGTGCTGTAAGTATAAGAAAGATAAGACATGCTGTAGTAGTAGGATTGATTGCTGACGTTGCAGGACTTTTAACTGCTGTATGGGTTTGTAGATTAATATTTGGATAA